Part of the Vicia villosa cultivar HV-30 ecotype Madison, WI unplaced genomic scaffold, Vvil1.0 ctg.000393F_1_1, whole genome shotgun sequence genome is shown below.
ggatgagaaaattgttataaggctaatgtataataggtttaagtttgggttggatatgAGTTAGGTAAAATTTAGGTTGCAACATAATGTGGTTTGGTTCGGCttacaaaatacaaactgcaaaccgaaccgaactgtgcggttttattaaaaaatgactcaaactaatccgaaccaaatgcggttttttgcggtttcggtttggtttgatttggtttgcggttttctattggattggtttggtttgaacacccctaattatatattttttaattctttagaGAAATCAACAAGTACTAAGTACCATGTGTATATTTTTTCATATTCTCtgaatgatatttattttaatttacatatcaacaaaaatcaaattattattaatttataaataatattttgacaaaaatatattttattgaactttataaataatatttatttaagaatgcaatttcatgtatatCGTTCTTTAGACATTAGATAAAATGGTGAGACACAATTTTATGcatcaaattataaatttatttggaGAATTATAGACATTAGATAAAATGGTGAGACACAATTTTAtgcattaaattataaatttatttggaGAATTATAAACTTATTTTATGGTAATATATGGAtgattaaacacaaaattatgtttttctttatatgtgtatgtatgacttaataaaattttagtaaaaaatcGAACCAATCGAACGaatccaaaccgcattggtttagttttatttataaaagtCAAACGAACCAAATTAAACCGCATGTTTTTTTCTCTTGCGATTCAGCTGACTTTTGGTGTCAACACCCCTAACTAAAGAGACTACAAAGCTGcatttttttattaagaaaattaaataaaagaatcaaaagtacATTTAAacctaaatttttattaaaaaaataaaatatcaaacaaCTAGAATCAATGCTAAAATTCATTTGGATTTAAtttatcttttataaataaaaacttttaaaaattaaaaaatttaaataatagcaAAGtactttatataaataaaaaaaaaagttttacatattttatataaatacatTAAAGTAATGCAAGAATGTAAGTTGATTTTTTGGCTATAAAAAGGCTCATACCTACTCTTATTTCCAAAcatcatttattttcaaaatggcTAGGGCATCTGGACTACTTCCACTCTTTTCCACCACAATGGTGATCATGATCATCCTATTCTTAGGTAAGTTGAATTTCTTTATATTATTTTCTATTCATTATTGACTCTTAAGAATACATCATATTGATTAGGAAGAGAAACCagtaaaacaaatttaatttttgtGAATAGGTTTGGAGAAAGCTATTGGTGAGAATGTCAAAATGGATACTGCTAAATATTCAACAACAAGAGGTTCTTGGGTGCCATTGAATTATCGACTTACTACGTTGAAACCATGCACTGACAACTTTATTGGAGCATGTGTTCCTGGAACTGATGATGCTTCTTGCGACAAGATGTGCAAACAATCTGGCGATGAAAAAGGAGGATTTTGCAAAACTCTTCGTTACAAAGAACCAGCACCACATAACTTCTGCCATTGCTATTGTTAGATTTGAATTTTATACCAATAAATAGGTATTGCTATAAGTAGTGCAATTTAGCTAGAGTGTTTGATTTATATCATAGAATAATATATTTTACAGTTGAATTGTCATCCTTTAAACATTTTATAGTTTATTCTATGCTTAAAAATTGAGatcaatatcatttttatttgctCATAGTttgataaataatattttcaatcaattacAGAGTATTTTATATTGTGATTACTAATACACTTATAATTTAAGttacaaaaatttattgaacTTTGCAGACTAAAACACTACAAAAAATTAACTTTTAGTGAAAATGATAGTCCGTTGGTAAAGGGGTAAAAATCAAGGGTATAGCACAACAAACTTTTTTCATTTTGCTATACCagtagttataatttttttgtcAAGGTGATCAAAACACTGGTGCTATAACCATGGTTTTTTTCAATTGACTAGAATTTTTATAACTTATTATTTTACTATAACAACAATTGAGTCTACAATGCTATAAGCtttagtaaaataatttaatacCAACTCTTTTAGTTGGTATATATTTTATCAACATTTGTTTATTGAAGTTTGTTAAATATCTCGTAAATATATTCTTCCAATTTTTTAGGTTAATACTTAAAATtagataaatttatttatttatttttgaagcaATATCAAATAAACCTTCAATCATGCTTAAAACCTTATCACTAAATAGTTAATAATGTCAAACTAAATGTttcctataatattgaaataaataaagtCGTAATAATCctcaaaattacaaaaataattgaTTCTTATCCATTATATTTTCACCTTTACTGCATCAAGACAAaaaatcttttattttccttATCGTCCATGTTGGTTAGTAttgtgattatatatatatatatatatatatatatatatatatatatatatatatatatatatatatatatatatatatatatatatatatatatatatatatatatatatgagagcttatttTGATAGAGGTCATATGAACATTTAGAATCAagagaaatacttgcatgaaATCAATTGAGAAAAGGGAGAAATTACAGTTTAGTCCCGATAAAAATACTCTGACAACCAATAATTGAAAACttgagaaaagaaaattaacaagcatttcaataaaaacaccaCTACCCAAACTCCAAACATAAACCTCTTAAAACAAACTATTGATGCGGGCACAAAACATGATTCCTCCTCTGGTatgagaaaatgcatgaaacacaTGAAATTTTAGCAAGAAACTATTTTCAAGACCAAACTATCTCGTTTGCCAACAAATAACACTCTTTAGCATATGTCAATTCTGAACAAATTGTATTGGTTAATTGAAAATCTCTCAGTCAATTACCCAATGCAATAAATTACGCGTAAACTTAAATCTATTTCTAAGTTTTAGTGTTTTTAGATGATTTTTCTTGATCTAGAATTAAAAAGTAGTTTTAAATAACAATTTAAATTCATATATCATGTTAAAATTTATCAAATTATAACaaacactatgccaaatttgtcttttagcagcacccctacgaaagtgcttttaggaaaaagcgctggtataggtttcgctaaaaacaaaattaaaaaacaagggaaaaaaacactaaaaaagcACTGGTATAGGGTATGTCtacaaaagcgctttctaaaagcgctggtatagggcacCTTACGAAAGCACTTTATAAAACCGCTGATATAGGGgtagatatgaaagcgcttctaaaagcgctggtataggtatagggtacgaaagcgcttttagggaaaaagcgctggtataggtttacctatgaaagcgcttttgaaaagcgctggcgtagctcattttaaaattaaattttttaaaacaaaattaaaacagaCGCGTTTTTCTTTCATTGTTCTTCATCGTTCTTCTTGCCCTCACTGTTCTCACTGTTTACAAACGCTACAGCCACAAACCTCCACAACACACGTCTGCTCGCCGCCGCCAACCTCCACAACACCGACCACCACTCAACGTCTTCTTGCCCTCACTGTTCGCCGCCGCCGCCGTTCTATATTCCAGTTTCTCTTTGTGAAGGTTAACGAAATTCTGATTTCAACTTTTTCATTCTTGAATGGGTCTGTTGTAGTTTTAGGGTTTTGTGTTGGGTCTGCAGAGTACCAACAATCATAATATAAGAACAGATGTAATTAGGGtaaaactttgttgaagaaagaaaaaaaaattctgtATTAATGAATGCATCTTCAAAAAGAATTTTCTGTATTAATGAATGCATCTTCAAGATCATGAGTAAAATTCTCCAGGAGTTAGTCACTACTCACTACCACAAAGAGCCTTTCTTTTAAATgtagaaaaaaaatttaacactATGTAGCAAAAGTTTAACTAAGTATAAAGAATGAGTATGAACATAGTGAACACACCCTTGAAATTATTGCTGTTCCAGAATTACTATAACATCAAAATATAGACTTATTATAACCATGTAGAGTTATATTCATGCCATATAAGAAGGaccttcttttcctttttaggattttCTACTCTCTGCATTGTTCTGGATAAGCAATTTATTTTACAATATTCATTGAACTCTTCATTTAAATACTCAAGGCTATTTTCACTCCTAAGATCCTTAAATTTTCTATCATATTGATTACATAGGAACTAGTTATAACATGATCAGTAAGAGTTCATGATGTAATGTTCATTATCTAGCTTGATTTTTATGTTTTCAAGATCAAGTATCGACCTATTGAATTAATCCATATGATTTTCAATTGGAGGAATACCCGATTGCATCTTCAAAgtatatttgagttttttttccattttcttttctATATGTTTAAATTAGAATTTGAAGGACTGAATTTCATGTGTCTATTAGGATGTAGGTTCTTTTAGAATCTTTCAATCaattttgtcttggtggttactaactttgtgaatttgctataggggtaacttgtgtagagtgaaagtttgatcgtttcccggcctagttcgacgtttggcgttttcttgagttcggtaacatccgaggtaaatttctttctcaaattactggtattatgatgaattttgcaGTATAGAAACTAACTTTAATATGTTCAATCTAACACGTAATAAAATCATTTTAAGCATACTTTTCTAGAACCAAATATTTGAGCATTTcggtatttaactgcatcgtgtgtgtttaattttacagttactttgaagcctctggtttctacttgtacaacgccgattcaaacctacccgtctcccacatcaagtccaactcaggttactagccctttcttcttgcttatagtttgttgttttctgcttatagtttattgtttatggttctatttaatttcaatttagtgtctctcaatcagttttttggtttgtggacttatattaccttgaaataaggtaatgtcttctttaagaaatcgggggtaggctgaaataaggtactgtcttcttttagagactcaaacaatcgagacaactgtaacttcctatctttagctaactaccaacttaaccaatatgaaagctataggatctcattaggtattgcttaagtgttgcttattcacagtagtatatttttgtactatagttgcataacattctatttcaagacttgagtggtttgacaagatttatttctattattcacactttataggatctcattaggtattctaatcaagacataatgatgatagctatttcttatattgacagaattccttagtacctgatagagaaaccaagaagcaaaagcatttgtttagcttaattaagacatggataaaacatggatgaattcaaaccgattgtcgaaagagtacgagaaaggggtatgggaattcgttaagtttgcggttgcgcacgtcgaagacccgattcgaatggcgtgtccttgcttgggttgctgttatgggggtaaggttgacgggaataagttggcatcgcatttactacggtttggaattgatagaagtcatacatgttggacaatgcattgtgagaaaagtaacgggaatgttgagtcgaggtgtaatacgaagtatgcttcaaacgacgattgcacagacacatgtgattatgatcgagtcgaagagattgcagaagcgcttgaagaagatcttgaggattgtcctaaaatgttcgagaggttggtaagcgatgcagagaaaccgttgtatgatggttgtacaaaattcacaagattgtccgcggtgttaaagttgtacaacttaaaggcggacaatggatggtcggataaaagtttcatagAGTTATTAGCACTTATGAAAGATATGGtaccagatgataatgttcttcccaatcgaacgtatgaggctaAAAAGATGTtttcctctattggcatgagctataataagatacatgcatgtccaaacgattgcgttttgtttcgaaacgagtatgcagcattgaatgagtgtcctaaatgcggtgcccctcgatataagaaaaagttgtctccggccaaagtcttatggtattttcctataattccgagatttagacgcatgtatcatagtgaaaccgattcaagacacttgacttggcatgcagatgaaagaattattgatggaaagttgcgacatccggcagactcaccacagtggatgaaagttgatactgattatcctgaatttggaaaagaagcaagataaattaattttcacaattttgcttataatatttatgctacttgataaaacaagacaactataaaatcttatttgtttttctatgtagtgtccgatacagcgaaacagttcagattgcggatactatgttttgaggtttatgaaagaaatccttcaaacgaatcaattagagattccaatcacgatatggatttataacttaattagataacttcttataatttattacatttaactaaatcactcatattatgtttttgttctgtagtactttgacgacttctatgctgcttcttacacgagacttaagttggaagaaatcaaagaggatttgtgtcaattttatattcatcagctattcatgcagtaggatttgtgtcgatttgaagtataatattatagtactctaggatggtTACGAACTTTGTTCATaatgttgccaatatttgaagtataatattgttgatgttactgatttagtttgtttgacatgagttagttacatgtgaaactttctgtattcatactttacatgatttagtttgtttgataggaactataatgatgtatatatataattttggatattataatggtattatattagtatgtatatatatatatatatatatatatatatatattgtcctacctatggttgaaaatatatcgtcgaaaatatattacaggtcgaaaatattacaggttgaaaatatattacaggtcgaaaatattacaggtcgaattGGCCGCCTTCACTAACGAGTGGGCAACTGAATTCTCTTGACGTTTAATAAACTTACATCAAAGTTAGGATAAGAAAGAAACAAGGTTTATAAAGAAGAAACAATTAGACTAAACTCGGCTCTACCAGTGTGCTTTGTTCGAAGAACTTGAACTACTATTTGGGAATCACTTTCAAAAATAACTTGTCGAAGATTCAATGTTATAGCTCCCTGAAATGCTTCTTTAAGGGAAATGGGTTCCGCTTCCAAGATATAATGATTACCAATATCCCAAGCAACACCAGCAAATATAAAGTGACCAGGGTTATCACGAACACACCACCCTCTATTTGTGGCGCCTTTTTGAGAATTGAAACCTGCGTCAACATTACACTTGAACCACCCAACATTATGAGGTTTCCATCTCGTAGGGTGTtggagaggagaagaagagaattGGTGTAGCCTTTGGAACATCAAGGAACCTCCACGGGTTAAGCATTTTTGTGGAGAATTTGTAGGGGCTGTTTACCGACCCGGCTAAGACTCCAAAAATATCATGTTCAGTGCCCGTTAGGTTGCCAGTTTTGTGACGATAATATTGAAGATGATTGGCATGTTCTGTTTGGATGTAACGCTAATAACCAATGTTGGAGGGAATCAGGTTTGTACTCCGTTATTGAACCCCAGTTAATTTCCTTTGTTGATGCTAAAGCTCTTATATTTGATATCTGTAATAGGGGGATAGGAAGATTGCTGGGAGATTCGCTGTTATGCTAGATGTGATATgtagaaatagaaataataaattatgGAATAATGAGTAGGAGGAAGCTACAACTCTTGGTTTGATAGCTCTTAGCAATTGGCAGGCTTGGATGGCGGCTTAGAAGGACCAGATTACAGATAATCCTCCCTAACACCCTACGAGACGGGAACCTCCTAATGTTGGGTGGTTCAAGTGTAATATTGACGTAGGTTTCAATTCTAAAAAAGGCACCACGAATAGAGGGTGGTGTGTTCGTGATAACCTTGGTCGCTTTATATTTGCAGGTGTTTCTTTTAAAATCACGTTTTCTTTCATCAACTCACTATGGACTTCAGAATGAGTTACACGAATCTTTTTTAGAGTCTTATATCTTCTCTCAAGTTTCTGATTAttttcaagaatttcagctaaaGATGTTTCAAGTTCAGAACTATATAGAtgagaaaatacctctttagtgTCTAATTTTGATTCTGTTTCAGGGCTACCTGCTTCTGCTTTTGCCTTCAGCGCCATATTTGATTGCCCTTCTTCAGAGTAATCATATGAGGAGTCAGAGTCGTCCCACGTTGCCATCAGAACCTTCTTCTTATCTTTTAATAACTTTTTCTTTGGCTTTTCTTTGGTGAGTCTATGACACACATACTTGTAATGGCCAtgctctttgcattcatagcatatgaCTTCCTTTCCAGCTCCTAGATTCTTCGGCTCAGAGGTTGACTCAGATGGTCCACCTGTTCTTCTGTAGCATTTAAACttattttgtcttttcttttAGAGTTGGTTAACTCTTCTAGACAGTAGAGACACCTAATATTCTTCaaattcttcttcttcagcttgaAAGGCTCTAATCTTTTCAGAATTACA
Proteins encoded:
- the LOC131627660 gene encoding uncharacterized protein LOC131627660 — encoded protein: MARASGLLPLFSTTMVIMIILFLGLEKAIGENVKMDTAKYSTTRGSWVPLNYRLTTLKPCTDNFIGACVPGTDDASCDKMCKQSGDEKGGFCKTLRYKEPAPHNFCHCYC